GTCCTTCGGTCCGACGACCCGGAGGAAACGGATCTAACCGTCGTCTTCCAGGCGTCTTCCGGCGCGTGCGCAAACGTGGACGCCGGCCCCAACGCCCAGCCGGGACAGGCGAAGCTCACGGTCGTCCTGCCGCCCGGCTACGCCATCCTCAATGTAAGTGGCGGGGAGCAGCTTGACGCGTGCCGCGCCGTCAAGGTCACGGACCTGCCCCAGGACGACGGCACGGGCGACGGCGGGGACGATGGGACGGGCGGCGACGGCGACGACGGTACGGGCGATGAGGACGACTCCGGCAACGAGGACGACTCCGGAAACCAGAACGACCAGGGCAATCAGAATCAGAACAACCAGAACGACAACCAGAACAACACGCAGAACAACGACAGCGGGCGCCAACAGCAGCAGACCCGCACGCCCGGCTTTGCGCCTTTGGCGGTGCTTGGCGCCGCTGGCGCCGTTGCGTTGCTGGCGCGCCGGCGCCAAGCGTAGTCCGTCGTCAGCGGATGGCGCCGGTCCACGGATGGGCGCCCGCGCAGCGCCAGGCGGCCCCGACGAGGTGGCCCCGCGAAAGGTCGAGCGCGGCCACGACGGCCGCATGCGCATCGAGCAGGCCGTGCCCGCGCGCATGGTGCGAGCCGTCGAAGCGGCTGTCGTTGTGGCCAGTCGCGTAGGGGCCTCCCGATCCGGCGGCGTCGAACTTGTGGGCGGTCTGCTCGAGGAGGCACTCGACCTCTGCGGGCCCGAGCGCGGGATGCGCCTGCAGGACGAGAGCGACGGCTCCGGCCACGTGCGGCGCGGCCATGCTCGTGCCGCTTGCCTCGAAGTAGAGTTGGCCCGCGCGCGCTTGCCCCATGCCTCCGGCGGAGACGATGGCCGTGCCGGGCGCCGACAGGTCGGGCCAGGTCCGGTTGTCGGAGGCGTTGCCGCGCGAGGAGCTCGCGGAAAGGCGGCCGGAGCGCGTGCCGGAGTCGAGGTCGTCGTAGTCCGCGACGCCAAGCACGCCTTCCGGGCCGCATTGCGGCTGGGTTCGGACGTTGTTCGCCGTCCCATCGCCGCCGAGGTTGCCCGCGCTGAAGACCATGACGATGCCGCGCTCGAGGACGAGCTTCTGCTGCAGGCGGGACAGCGTGATCGTTGGATCGCATGGGCCGTGCGCGTATCCCCAGGAGTTCGTCACGACCCGTATCGGCGGGGTCACCGCGTGGCCGTGTTCGTAGACCCATTCCCAGGCCTTCGCGTAGTACCATGAGCCAGCACCGAACGGAAAACCCAAGGACGCAGACGGCCGGCCGTGATCGCCGAAACCCACGAGGGACGCGCCGGGCGCCGCGCCGCGGTGCTTGCCAAGCGAAGCCGCTCCCGTCCCCGCGACGATTCCG
The window above is part of the Candidatus Thermoplasmatota archaeon genome. Proteins encoded here:
- a CDS encoding S8 family serine peptidase, with protein sequence MPSCRAPLAVPMLAVLAMMLGGILNPAWGHANDGARLAIVQLSPESQRAGVAAAQALGLNVLDTLRVVPAALVAGSPDALAALAGAPGVLRVETLSPVTYDLASATLASRAKAVWDDAAAASLGLAPLRDDAGNVIDGNGITVAVVDVGLNAHHPDLPYRTKVVRNLYPLSLAPNSYPSADPFAGRVDAWIDAPATGLFTTHGNHVAGIVAGTGAASLGKHRGAAPGASLVGFGDHGRPSASLGFPFGAGSWYYAKAWEWVYEHGHAVTPPIRVVTNSWGYAHGPCDPTITLSRLQQKLVLERGIVMVFSAGNLGGDGTANNVRTQPQCGPEGVLGVADYDDLDSGTRSGRLSASSSRGNASDNRTWPDLSAPGTAIVSAGGMGQARAGQLYFEASGTSMAAPHVAGAVALVLQAHPALGPAEVECLLEQTAHKFDAAGSGGPYATGHNDSRFDGSHHARGHGLLDAHAAVVAALDLSRGHLVGAAWRCAGAHPWTGAIR